In the genome of Paraburkholderia caribensis, the window CCAGCGAAGTCATCCCACTCGCCTTGCCGGTGCAGCACAAAAAAATCGCGTCGCCCGAGACGCCCCGACGGCAGTGGCAACACGGCTATCTCGTCGAGATAATGACGGGCCTGCCACAGGCACAGCGGCGTCGAGATCGCGAAGCCAAGGCGCGCCGCCACGAGGCTCAGCAGCGGATCGGTGGCATCGAATTCATAACGGCGCGGACTGTCGATACCCAGATGCCGCGCAAAGCGCTCCACCTGCTGGCCAATCACCGAGCGCGCCGTGTAACGGATCAACGGCAGTTCGGCGGCCAGCGTGCGCCAGTCCATCTGCGCGCGGCCCGCGATATGACTGCGCGCCACCACCGCGACGAACGCCTCGGAAAACAGCGGCACTTCGACGATGCGCGCATCGTTGAGCGTCGTCTGCGTGCACACGGCGATATCGAGTTCGCGGTCGTGCAACTGCTTCGACAGACCCGGCGTGAGTCCCGACCACAACGAAATCTGCCGCGTCGAATTGGACACCGCACGAATCAGTTCCGGACCGACCGTCGCCGCGAACGAATCGACGCAGCCAAGCCGCACGGGCAGTTTCCCCGCATTGGACGCATCGCCGATACGCGTGGTCACCATCTGCGCATGCTCGAGCAGCGGCCCCGCCAGTTCGAGCAGCGCGCGGCCCGCGATATTCGGGCGCGGCGGACGGCTGTCGCGGTCGAACAGCGTCATGCCCTGCTCGCGTTCCAGCGCCGACACGGCCTGGCTGATCGCGCTCTGGCTCACGCCCAACTGCTTCGCCGCGGCCGTCATCGATCCCGTCTCGCACACGGCGACGAAAGCCTGCAGCGCGCGCAGATCGATTGGCGTTTGGGTTCGTCTCATCCTGACTCCAGTGTCGTCGGCGGCCCAGCACGCGCCGCCCGGCGACGACGCATGGTGCCCCTTCAAAAACGTCCCGTACTCACGATGAGCGTTTTCGGGTACGCAGCATAAGTTTGCCTAATACAAAATTCGCGTGCGCTTTGGCTTTCTAGAATCGGCTCCATTGCCCTTCCAGAGGTCTCCATGAGCCACTATGACTTTGTCGTGATCGGCGCCGGCGTGATCGGCGCGTCGGTTGCCCACCATCTCGCCGCCCTTGGCGCGAAAAGCGTGCTCGTGCTCGAGCGCGGGACGATCGGCGCGGGCACGACGTCGCAGTCGTCGGGCTTGCTGCGCACGCACTATTCCGTGCGCCAGAACGTCGAGCTGGCGCGTTCGTCGTGGTGGGCGTTCAACAATTTCGCCGAATACGTCGGCGACGACGAAGCGTCGTGCGGACTCGTCAAATGCGGCTACATGATCTGCGCGCCCGAAGGCGACAAACTCGATCCGCTGCGCGCATCGCTCGATGCACAGCGCGATATGGGTATCGAAGTGCAACTGCTCGACCGCGATGAAGCGCGCGAGCGGCTGCCGATTGCCAGCTTCGACGATGCCGCCCTGATCGGCTACGAGCCCGAAGCCGGTTTCGCCGATGCGTATCTGGTCGCGACCAGCTTCGCCAGATCGGCGCGCCGCCGCGGCGTGAAGATTATCGAAGGCGCGACAGTGACGGGCGTGATCCGCGAAGGACGCCGCGTGGTCGGCGTCGAAACCAGCGCGGGAAACTTCAGTTGCGACACGCTGATCAGCACACAGAACATCTGGACGCCCGAACTGGCCGGCTGGATCGGCGTGCCGCTGCCCGTCAAACCGGAGCGCCATACCGTCCTCGCGCTCGAATGCGACGAAGGTGCGTACACGTTCAAGATGCCCGCGTTCAAGGATCTCGGCTCGCCGGGCATGCTGTATTTCCGCAGCTATGGCGGCACTCAGATGCTCGTCTCCGAAGGCGTGGTCGGCGAGACGCTCAATGCGCCCGAGACCGAACAGGGCGACATCTCGCTCGATTACGTCGCGGAAGTCGGCGCGCAGGTTGCCGGGCGTTTTCCCGCGTATGAAACGGCAGGACTCGCATCGTCGTGGACAGGTGTGTACGACGTCACGCCGGACTGGAATCCGGTGCTCGGGAACGTCGGCGATGTCGAAGGGCTGGTGGTCGGCTTTGGCTTCTCGGGCCATGGCTTCAAGCTCTCGCCCGGTATCGGCAAGCTGCTTGCCCAGCACGCGCTCGGCCAGCCAACGGATGTCTCGCTCGCGCCTTACGCGCTCGACCGCTTCTCGACGGGTGCGCTGCTCGTCGGCAAGTATGGTTCGGGCGCCGTGTCCTGATTTCGTGGAGTCTGTCATGACCATCAAGATTCTGGTTCCCGTCAAACGCGTCGTCGATCCGAATGTGCGCGTGCGCGTCAGCGCAGCCGGTTCGATCGATACCAACGGCCTGAAGATGTCGCTCAATCCGTTCGACGAATGCGCCGTTGAAAAAGCGCTGCAACTCAAGGAAGCGGGTCACGCCACCCATGTGACCGTCCTCACCTGCGGACAGTCGAACTGTCAGGACGTGCTGCGCACCGCGCTCGCCATCGGCGCCGACGATGCCGTACTGATCGATACGGGCGGAGCCACCGCGACACTCGATTCGCTGGCGGTCGCACGTTTGCTGCACGCGTATCTGTCGGCGCACGAGGGATACGGTCTCGTGCTGTGCGGCAAGCAGGCCATCGACGACGACACAGGCGGCGTCGCCGCGATGCTCGCGGGCCTGCTCGACTGGCCGCAGGCGCTCGACGCGAGCGCGATCGACGCGGACGCAAATGGCTGGCGCGTGACCTGCGGCGACGACGCGGGCACGGCGACGTGGCGTCTAGAAGGCGCAGCCGTCGTCAGCGCGGACCTGCGGCTTGCCGAGCCGCGGCGTGTGACGCTGCCGAGCATCGTCAAGGCGAAACAGAAGCCACTCAAGACGATCGATGCAGGCATCTTCAACGTGGATCTCGCGCCACGAACCCGCCTCGTTGGCTTGAGCGATCCGCCCGCGCGGCAGGCGGGCATCAAGGTCGCGGATACGGCCGCCTTGATCGAGGCGATCGCCGCGCAGCGTGTGTTCGAACAAACAGGAGTGGCAGCATGAGATCGCTCGTTCTGGTGGATATCGACAACGGCGTCGTCAGCGACGCGAGCCTGCGCGTGATCGGCGCAGCGCTGCAGATCGGCAAGCCTGTCGATCTGCTCGCCTTCGACACCGACGCTGCACAAGCAGCCGCGCAAATTGCGGGCGTGGAACAGGTGCTGCTGGCGGCGTTCGATACCGCGCCGACGGCTGAGTCACTCGCTGCCGTACTGCAAGGTGTTTCCGTTTCGGCAAACTATACGTTGATCGCTGCCGCGCATCGCGCGCTGGCTCGTGGCGCGTTTCCGCGCGCAGCGGCGCGTGCGGGTAGCGCGTTTCTCGCGGATGTCACGGGTGTATCCCGCGATGGCCACTTCGTGCGCGGTCTGTATGCGGGCAGCGTCGTGGCGAACGTCGCAAGCGAAGGTGCGCTGACGTTCGCGACGTTTCGCGCGTCGTCGTTTGCGCCGGTTGCACGCAACGGCGGACACGCCGCCGTCGTGACGCTCGAAGCACCGAAAGTCTTCGGCAACACGACGCTGATCGAGCGTCATGCGACGCAGCAGGCGGGACAGGATCTGTCGAGCGCACGTATCGTTGTGGCAGGCGGTCGCGGTCTCGCATCGAAAGAGAACATGGCGCGGCTGGGCGAACTGGCGGACAACATGGGCGCTGCGCTCGGCGCGTCGCGCGCCGCTGTCGATGCCGGCTATGCGCCCAACGCCGCGCAGGTCGGGCAGACGGGCAAGACGGTGGCGCCCGACGTCTATCTGGCCTTCGGCATCTCCGGCGCAATCCAGCATCTGGCGGGCATGAAGGATTCGAAGCTGATCGTCGCGGTCAACAAGGACCCGGATGCGCCGATCTTTTCGATCGCGGATGTCGGTCTCGTCGGCGATCTGTTCGAGACGGTCAGCGGACTCGAAGCCCGCGTCGCAGCGAGGAGCGCATGATGATCGACACACTGTCGCCCGATCGCGTGTCTGTGCAGCGTCATGGAACCACGGCGCGGCCTTCGCATCAGTCGATTCACTTCTTCGATTGCTCGAAACTTGCGCCTGAGCCATGGGCGAACGGCGGCGGCACGACCCGCACCGTCGCGCTGCAATCCGCCGACGATCACGCGGTCGACTGGCGCATCAGTATCGCGACGCTCAATGGAGCGTCGAGGTTTTCGCTGTTTCCCGGACTCGATCGCACGCTCCTGTTGCTCGATGAAGGCGCGGTGGATCTGCATTCGCAGGACGGCGCGTCCGTCGCCCGGCCTGGTCAGCCGGTGCAGTTTTCCGGTGATCTGCTGATGTGGGCGAGCATGTCCGTGCAGCCCGTGAACGTGCTCAACGTGATGACACGTCGTGGCACGTATCAGGCCGCGGTAAGCGTCGCGACGCACTCGTTGCGTGTCACGCCGGCGTCGACTCATATCGTGCTGTGTGTTGCGGGCGAATGGCGCGTCGGTAGCTCGCTGCTCAACAGCGTGTCGCTGCAGCCGATGACGGGCATCTGGTTCGAAGGCAGGCGTGAAGAGATCGACCTGCACGCGGTCGGGCTGGGCGCCAGGCTGGTTTCGATCGCGATTGCGGGCGTGGAGCGTTGATCGATGACGGATGCGAAGTGGGTCGAGCAATATGGGCCGCGCGAGTCGATGGAATATGAGGTGGTGATCGTCGGCGGCGGGCCGGCTGGACTGGCTGCGGCGATCCGGCTTAAGCAGCGTGCTGCGCAGAGTGGTGTCGAGATTGGCGTGTGTGTGCTCGAAAAGGGTTCGGAGATTGGCGCGCACATTCTGTCGGGCGCGGTGATGGACCCGCGCGCGCTTGGTGAACTGTTCCCCGACTGGAAAGACAAGGGCGCACCTTTGAGCGTCGAAGTCACGGAAGACCGCTTTTTGTTTCTCTCCGAAACGGGCGCGAAATCGGTGCCGAACTGGGCGCTGCCGGATAACTTCAAGAATCACGGCAACTATGTGATCTCGCTGGCGAATGTGACGCGGTGGCTGGGCCAGCAGGCTGAAGCGCTGGGCGTCGAGATTTTTCCGGGTTTTGCGGCGGCTGAAGTGCTCTATAACGACGACGGCTCGGTCAAGGGTGTCGCGACGGGCAATCTCGGCATCGGCAAGGACGGTGAGCCGACCGAAAACTTCCAGCTCGGCATGGAGCTGCACGCGAAGTACACGCTGTTCTGCGAAGGCGCGCGCGGGCATCTCGGACGCCAGCTGTCGGACAGGTTCAAGCTGCGCGATGGCGCGGACCCGCAGGTCTACGGTATCGGCATCAAGGAACTGTGGGAAATCGATCCGGCGAAACACAAGCCGGGTCTGGTGATCCACACGGCGGGCTGGCCTTTGGACTCGCAAACGTACGGCGGCTCATTCCTGTATCACATCGACAACAACCAGGTGATGGTTGGCTTTGTGGTTGGCCTGGGCTATTCGAATCCGTATCTGTCGCCGTTTGAAGAATTCCAGCGCTACAAGACGCATCCGGAAATCCGCAAGTTCCTCGAAGGCGGCAAGCGTGTGTCGTACGGTGCACGGGCGATCACGGCAGGCGGCCTGATGTCGCTGCCGAAGCTGGTTTTCCCGGGCGGCGCACTGGTTGGCGACGATGCGGGCTTCCTGAACGCCTCGCGGATCAAGGGTTCGCATGCGGCGATCAAGACGGGCATGCTCGCCGCCGACGCCACCTTCGACGCGGTGCAGGCCGGCCGTCACAACGATGAGCTGGCCGCGTATCCCGAGTCGTTCAAGACTTCGTGGCTGCACACCGAGCTTTACCGCGCGCGCAATTTCAAGCAGTGGATGAGCAAGGGCCTGTACCTCGGCACGCTGATGGTCGGCATCGAGCAGAAGCTGATGGGCGGCAATGTGCCGTGGACGCTGCATCACCAGCACTGGGACCACCAGATGCTGAAACCCGCGTCGCAATGCAAGCCGATCGAGTATCCGAAGCCGGATGGCAAGCTGACGTTCGATCGTCTTTCTTCGGTGTTCATCTCGAACACGAACCACCAGGAGAATCAGCCGGCTCACCTGACGCTCAAGGATCCGACAGTGCCCGTGAAGCTGAACCTGCAAACGTACGCCGGTCCTGAAGCACGTTTTTGCCCGGCAGGCGTCTACGAGTTCATTAAAACCGAAGAGAACGAAGACTGCTTGCAGATCAATGCGCAGAACTGCGTCCACTGCAAAACCTGCGACATCAAGGACCCGACGCAGAACATCGTGTGGGTGACGCCTGAGGGCGGTGGCGGGCCGAACTATCCGAACATGTAGCGGATTCGCTTCTGGTGCGAATGCGTCAGGGTGACTCCACCCCCTCGCTTGTCCGGAAACCTTGCGCATCTGACATTGGCGAGGCTCCGTGTTCGGTGAAAAATGGCGTTTTCAAGGAGTGCGACGACCATGCCTTACCTGCAACTCGACGTAACCGACCACTATTCAGTGGAGGACAAGCGGCGCCTGGCGCTGAAGATGAGCGAGACCTACGCGCGGATGATGTCGGTCGACATCAGGCGAATCAGCGTCGCGATTCGAGAGCTGGGCGATGGGGGTGTCTGGCGGATTCCCGAGGCCGGTGAAGAGCCCACCCCGGTCGCGGTCATGATGCTGGACATCCGAAGAGGCAGAGCGCCCGAACTGCGTATGGATGTGGCCAAAGCGCTGTGCGCGCACTGCATCGAAATTCTCGGCCTGCGTGAAGACCGGCTCAACGTCGAATTCACCCAGCATTCCGGGGATGAGATGTATCATCCGGCGCTGGGCGGCTATAGCCCGGAGTGGACGCCG includes:
- a CDS encoding LysR family transcriptional regulator, coding for MRRTQTPIDLRALQAFVAVCETGSMTAAAKQLGVSQSAISQAVSALEREQGMTLFDRDSRPPRPNIAGRALLELAGPLLEHAQMVTTRIGDASNAGKLPVRLGCVDSFAATVGPELIRAVSNSTRQISLWSGLTPGLSKQLHDRELDIAVCTQTTLNDARIVEVPLFSEAFVAVVARSHIAGRAQMDWRTLAAELPLIRYTARSVIGQQVERFARHLGIDSPRRYEFDATDPLLSLVAARLGFAISTPLCLWQARHYLDEIAVLPLPSGRLGRRDFFVLHRQGEWDDFAGEIVTLTRAVIDRSIQPALARALPQLPDDALR
- a CDS encoding NAD(P)/FAD-dependent oxidoreductase, whose protein sequence is MSHYDFVVIGAGVIGASVAHHLAALGAKSVLVLERGTIGAGTTSQSSGLLRTHYSVRQNVELARSSWWAFNNFAEYVGDDEASCGLVKCGYMICAPEGDKLDPLRASLDAQRDMGIEVQLLDRDEARERLPIASFDDAALIGYEPEAGFADAYLVATSFARSARRRGVKIIEGATVTGVIREGRRVVGVETSAGNFSCDTLISTQNIWTPELAGWIGVPLPVKPERHTVLALECDEGAYTFKMPAFKDLGSPGMLYFRSYGGTQMLVSEGVVGETLNAPETEQGDISLDYVAEVGAQVAGRFPAYETAGLASSWTGVYDVTPDWNPVLGNVGDVEGLVVGFGFSGHGFKLSPGIGKLLAQHALGQPTDVSLAPYALDRFSTGALLVGKYGSGAVS
- a CDS encoding electron transfer flavoprotein subunit beta/FixA family protein, whose product is MKILVPVKRVVDPNVRVRVSAAGSIDTNGLKMSLNPFDECAVEKALQLKEAGHATHVTVLTCGQSNCQDVLRTALAIGADDAVLIDTGGATATLDSLAVARLLHAYLSAHEGYGLVLCGKQAIDDDTGGVAAMLAGLLDWPQALDASAIDADANGWRVTCGDDAGTATWRLEGAAVVSADLRLAEPRRVTLPSIVKAKQKPLKTIDAGIFNVDLAPRTRLVGLSDPPARQAGIKVADTAALIEAIAAQRVFEQTGVAA
- a CDS encoding electron transfer flavoprotein subunit alpha/FixB family protein, giving the protein MRSLVLVDIDNGVVSDASLRVIGAALQIGKPVDLLAFDTDAAQAAAQIAGVEQVLLAAFDTAPTAESLAAVLQGVSVSANYTLIAAAHRALARGAFPRAAARAGSAFLADVTGVSRDGHFVRGLYAGSVVANVASEGALTFATFRASSFAPVARNGGHAAVVTLEAPKVFGNTTLIERHATQQAGQDLSSARIVVAGGRGLASKENMARLGELADNMGAALGASRAAVDAGYAPNAAQVGQTGKTVAPDVYLAFGISGAIQHLAGMKDSKLIVAVNKDPDAPIFSIADVGLVGDLFETVSGLEARVAARSA
- a CDS encoding HutD/Ves family protein, producing the protein MMIDTLSPDRVSVQRHGTTARPSHQSIHFFDCSKLAPEPWANGGGTTRTVALQSADDHAVDWRISIATLNGASRFSLFPGLDRTLLLLDEGAVDLHSQDGASVARPGQPVQFSGDLLMWASMSVQPVNVLNVMTRRGTYQAAVSVATHSLRVTPASTHIVLCVAGEWRVGSSLLNSVSLQPMTGIWFEGRREEIDLHAVGLGARLVSIAIAGVER
- a CDS encoding electron transfer flavoprotein-ubiquinone oxidoreductase gives rise to the protein MTDAKWVEQYGPRESMEYEVVIVGGGPAGLAAAIRLKQRAAQSGVEIGVCVLEKGSEIGAHILSGAVMDPRALGELFPDWKDKGAPLSVEVTEDRFLFLSETGAKSVPNWALPDNFKNHGNYVISLANVTRWLGQQAEALGVEIFPGFAAAEVLYNDDGSVKGVATGNLGIGKDGEPTENFQLGMELHAKYTLFCEGARGHLGRQLSDRFKLRDGADPQVYGIGIKELWEIDPAKHKPGLVIHTAGWPLDSQTYGGSFLYHIDNNQVMVGFVVGLGYSNPYLSPFEEFQRYKTHPEIRKFLEGGKRVSYGARAITAGGLMSLPKLVFPGGALVGDDAGFLNASRIKGSHAAIKTGMLAADATFDAVQAGRHNDELAAYPESFKTSWLHTELYRARNFKQWMSKGLYLGTLMVGIEQKLMGGNVPWTLHHQHWDHQMLKPASQCKPIEYPKPDGKLTFDRLSSVFISNTNHQENQPAHLTLKDPTVPVKLNLQTYAGPEARFCPAGVYEFIKTEENEDCLQINAQNCVHCKTCDIKDPTQNIVWVTPEGGGGPNYPNM
- a CDS encoding tautomerase family protein, which produces MPYLQLDVTDHYSVEDKRRLALKMSETYARMMSVDIRRISVAIRELGDGGVWRIPEAGEEPTPVAVMMLDIRRGRAPELRMDVAKALCAHCIEILGLREDRLNVEFTQHSGDEMYHPALGGYSPEWTPGEQ